The genomic stretch AAAGTAGAGAGAATAGAAGATTCACTAATCAGGAGGTACATCTTATGGAAGCAAAACTAGTTATTGATGCACGCGCAATACTCGGGGAGGGACCCTGCTGGGATGATCAAAGTCAGCTTCTTTATTGGGTTGATATTGAAGGAAAGAAGGTTCATGCTTACAACCCGATGACAGCAGGTAATATCGAGATGAAGCAGGAGCAAATGGTTGGAACGATTGCACCACGTGAATCAGGTGGTCTTGTGATGGCGATGGCTGGGGGGTTTTACGCTATGAATCTTTCAACTGAGAACGTAGAGGCAATTACTGATCCAGAGAGTCATTTGCCTGATAATCGGTTTAATGATGGAAAATGCGATCCAGCTGGGCGGTTCTGGGCAGGAACGATGCACATGGAAGGGTTAAAAGGGGAAGGCGCGCTCTATTGTCTTGATGAAAATCTTGAAGTGACAAAAAAAATCGATCATGTGAGTACTTCCAATGGACTCGCTTGGTCACCTGATACGCGCTATTTGTATTTTATTGATACGCCGACAAAAAAAGTCGTTCGCTATGACTATGATTTGTCTACAGGCGATATCCGAAATCCTGTTGAAGTGATTACGATTCCTGATGGCGAGGGTATGCCAGATGGTATGACGAGTGATGAAGAAGGAAATCTATGGATCGCTCACTGGGGAGGTTCTAAGGTAACAAGATGGAACCCAGATACTGGAGAAAGAATGCTAGAAGTTAGCGTACCAGCGTTGAACGTGACGTCATGCGTCTTTGGCGGAAAAGAGCGAAATGAGCTCTACATCACCACAGCACGAACTAATACGAGTGAAGATGAACTGAAGCAGTTTCCGTATGCCGGCGGAGTGTTTCGTGTGAAAACAAATGTAAAAGGAAGTCGCACTTACGCATTCAAAGGATAATCTTTTTCCCTTTCTTCCTGTCTTAAAGTCTTTTATAATAAGAGGAAAATAATAGAAAAAGAGGGGCAGAGTGTGAAACTAAAATCATTTATCGCAATGGGGCTATTTTTACTGTTTTTAGCGGGATGTTCGGATCAACCATCAGCGGTTGATGCATTCGATACATATGTGAAGGACTGGAACAAGCAGGAGTTTAGCAGCATGTATGAGCAATTATCTCCAGCAACACAAAAATCGATTTCAGAAGATGAATTCGTCGAGCGGTACCAGTCTATTTATAACGATGTAGAAGTTGAAGATTTAAGCGTTACTTTTAAGAAACCTGAAGAAGAGCCAGAGCCAAATGATAAAGGAGAAGTGAACTTCCCTTTTTCAGTGTCAATGCAAACACTAGCTGGCGAAGTCTCATTTGATCATGAAGCAACGCTTGTCCTGACTGAAGGAGAAGAAACGGACTCTTACGGCGTAAACTGGGATCCTTCGTTTATTTTTAAGGAATTAGAAGAAGGTGATGAGGTTGCGATTCGTTCTTCTGTTCCAGTCCGCGGTGAAATAACCGATCGGAATGGCGATGGGTTAGCCGTTAATGGTACGGTTAAGCAAATTGGAGTGGTGCCGCAAGCTATTGAATCTAATGAAGAAAAGATTGTGGCTGAGCTTAGTGATGCTTTGAAAATGAGTGTAGAGGATATTGAAAAAGAACTTAATCAGGGATGGGTGCAGTCTGATCCAACGCAGTTCGTTCCGCTAAAAAGCGTCATGGAATCAGAGGAAAAGCTTATTGCTGAAGCTGGTGAAATTACCGGTGTTCAGATTAATGATACGAAAGAAAGAATTTATCCTTTAGGCGAAAGTGCTGCTCATTTGACGGGTTATATTCGACAAATGCAGCAAGAAGATCTCGAGAAGTATGCAGGACAGGGCTATTCCAGCTATGAAAGCATTGGGAAAGCTGGCTTAGAGCAAGTGTATGAAGATGAGCTTCATGGTGTAACAGGGTGGTCCATTGAAGTAAAGGGAGCAGATCCCGAGAAAGTGATCGCTAGTAAGGAAAAGGTAGATGGCGAGAACATTCAGGTTACAATCGATGGATCGATTCAACAGAATTTATTTGAGCAACTTGGAAAAGATCCAGGTACAGCGGTAGCGCTCCATCCTACAACAGGTGAAACGCTCGCATTAACAAGTTCACCCTCGTATAATCCAAATGATTTTACACTAGGATTTGACGAAGGCGAGTATGCGAAGTTGGCCGATAATAAGGATCTTCCTTTTTCAGCGAAGTTTAATAAAACGTATTCACCAGGCTCAACGATTAAGCCGCTTACTGCTTCGATCGCACTTCGAGATGGTGATTTAGATCCGAATGCCGTTGAGAAAATTGATGGTTTGAAGTGGCAGCCAGACTCAAGCTGGGGTGGATATAAAGTGACGCGCGTGAAGCCGGCTGATCCGGAAGTCACACTTGAAGAAGCGCTTATGCATTCGGATAATATTTATTTTGCACGAAAAGCGCTGGATCTTGGCGCTGAAAAGTTCCAAAAAGGTTTGGAATCGTTCCAAATTGGTCAGGAAGTCGAGTTCCCTTTTCCAACTGAAAACTCATCGATTTCAAACGGTGGACTCGGTGAAAATGACATTCTTTTAGCTGACTCTGCCTATGGACAGGGGGAGCTACAAATCTCTCCTTACCAGCTAGCTATGACGTATACGACGTTTGCGAATGATGGTGTAATGCTGAAGCCAACGCTTCGAGTGGGAGAGGAACAGTCAGTGGAGAAGTATAAGGTGATCTCACCTGAAATCGCCTCGATTGTGAGCGATGATCTTGCAAAGGTGGTTTCAGATCCTGAGGGCACGGCATATGATCCTGTAGTAAAAGGCATTTCGCTCGCTGGTAAGACAGGAACGGCAGAGTTAAAGGCGGCAGGCGAAGAGGAAGGCCCAGAAAATGGACTTTTTGTCGCATATAACACGGATGAGAAGGACTTATTGATCGCGATGATGGTTGAAGGCGCCTCAAGTCACGATATTACAGGCAAAGTGAAAGACGTTTTCGTGGAAATGCAGTGATTTCTTTGGCTGCTGTGGTGGCAGGAGGACGGCTGTTCGACGTTTATTGCCCAAACTGCGTTTTTATTGTCCAAAATTCAATTATATTGTCCAAAACCAGATTTTATTGGCGAAACACACAAAAGCTCTTGATCCTATATTAGGATCAAGAGCTTTTTCTGGAAAAGTAAGGAACTAAAGAGGGATTATAGACTCTCCTATGGAAAGTAGTAAGAATAAGCTAGATTTGATTAAAAGGGGGATGTCGAACGATGCCACATCATGATCTTTGTATGATTGATCGTAAGAAAGGCTTTACGCCTGAGGTTGGTAGGTTAGTGTCGATGATGGATTATGCCAGACACACAACAGAAGAGGCAATCAGGGG from Bacillus sp. Cs-700 encodes the following:
- a CDS encoding SMP-30/gluconolactonase/LRE family protein, which gives rise to MEAKLVIDARAILGEGPCWDDQSQLLYWVDIEGKKVHAYNPMTAGNIEMKQEQMVGTIAPRESGGLVMAMAGGFYAMNLSTENVEAITDPESHLPDNRFNDGKCDPAGRFWAGTMHMEGLKGEGALYCLDENLEVTKKIDHVSTSNGLAWSPDTRYLYFIDTPTKKVVRYDYDLSTGDIRNPVEVITIPDGEGMPDGMTSDEEGNLWIAHWGGSKVTRWNPDTGERMLEVSVPALNVTSCVFGGKERNELYITTARTNTSEDELKQFPYAGGVFRVKTNVKGSRTYAFKG
- a CDS encoding penicillin-binding transpeptidase domain-containing protein — its product is MKLKSFIAMGLFLLFLAGCSDQPSAVDAFDTYVKDWNKQEFSSMYEQLSPATQKSISEDEFVERYQSIYNDVEVEDLSVTFKKPEEEPEPNDKGEVNFPFSVSMQTLAGEVSFDHEATLVLTEGEETDSYGVNWDPSFIFKELEEGDEVAIRSSVPVRGEITDRNGDGLAVNGTVKQIGVVPQAIESNEEKIVAELSDALKMSVEDIEKELNQGWVQSDPTQFVPLKSVMESEEKLIAEAGEITGVQINDTKERIYPLGESAAHLTGYIRQMQQEDLEKYAGQGYSSYESIGKAGLEQVYEDELHGVTGWSIEVKGADPEKVIASKEKVDGENIQVTIDGSIQQNLFEQLGKDPGTAVALHPTTGETLALTSSPSYNPNDFTLGFDEGEYAKLADNKDLPFSAKFNKTYSPGSTIKPLTASIALRDGDLDPNAVEKIDGLKWQPDSSWGGYKVTRVKPADPEVTLEEALMHSDNIYFARKALDLGAEKFQKGLESFQIGQEVEFPFPTENSSISNGGLGENDILLADSAYGQGELQISPYQLAMTYTTFANDGVMLKPTLRVGEEQSVEKYKVISPEIASIVSDDLAKVVSDPEGTAYDPVVKGISLAGKTGTAELKAAGEEEGPENGLFVAYNTDEKDLLIAMMVEGASSHDITGKVKDVFVEMQ